In a genomic window of Cytobacillus sp. FSL H8-0458:
- a CDS encoding DUF1002 domain-containing protein translates to MKWNKMLLLFIMSLLFILPIQAFADMAEGDVIVTLGENLSEEQKNMLLAEMKAPKDATIITVSNEEEHQYLGNYISKALIGTRAISSSAVTVAKQGSGLEVETKNINWVTDEMYINALITAGVKDAKIYITAPANVSGTAALTGIIKAYEISAEKTIPEDVKQAANEEMVETAKLGDSVGNENAAALIAKIKEEIAKNSPETDAELRTIIENAAKDLGITLTEQEIQSLIDLFNKLKELDIDWNQVGEQLNQAKDKISKYLESEEGQGFLESLKRFFTSVIDAIKAFFS, encoded by the coding sequence ATGAAATGGAATAAAATGCTATTACTATTCATAATGTCGCTATTATTTATTTTGCCGATACAGGCATTTGCTGATATGGCGGAAGGTGATGTAATTGTCACTTTAGGTGAGAATCTATCAGAAGAACAAAAAAATATGCTTCTGGCTGAAATGAAAGCTCCGAAAGATGCGACCATCATTACTGTTTCAAATGAGGAAGAACATCAATATCTTGGAAATTATATCTCTAAAGCTCTTATAGGAACAAGAGCGATATCCTCTTCGGCAGTCACAGTAGCGAAACAAGGCTCAGGCCTTGAAGTAGAGACTAAGAATATTAACTGGGTCACTGATGAAATGTACATTAATGCTTTGATTACTGCTGGTGTAAAAGATGCCAAAATTTATATTACAGCACCTGCAAATGTTTCTGGAACAGCTGCTTTAACAGGCATTATCAAGGCATATGAAATTTCAGCTGAAAAAACGATCCCTGAAGATGTAAAACAGGCGGCAAATGAAGAGATGGTGGAAACAGCCAAGCTTGGCGATTCGGTTGGAAACGAGAACGCAGCTGCTTTAATTGCCAAAATCAAAGAGGAAATAGCCAAAAATTCACCTGAAACCGATGCAGAACTCAGAACAATTATCGAAAATGCAGCAAAGGACCTTGGCATCACTCTGACCGAACAGGAGATTCAAAGCTTAATAGATTTATTCAACAAGCTGAAAGAGCTTGATATCGATTGGAATCAGGTCGGCGAACAGCTTAACCAGGCAAAAGACAAAATTTCCAAATACCTTGAAAGTGAAGAAGGCCAGGGATTTTTAGAAAGCCTAAAACGTTTTTTCACTAGTGTAATAGACGCGATTAAAGCCTTCTTTTCTTAA
- a CDS encoding GNAT family N-acetyltransferase produces MLIRYKKSFEKIAMGLLSFMPNEKDLKRLQQTMKQYESEENRQLFLWKEGEDIIGLVGVTSSDQTMEIQHISVNPSHRHQGIGKTMIKALDELYPGKTLTATDETESFLSKCDVN; encoded by the coding sequence ATGCTAATTCGATATAAAAAGTCATTTGAAAAAATTGCAATGGGTCTTTTATCTTTCATGCCTAATGAAAAAGACTTGAAAAGGCTGCAGCAGACGATGAAGCAATATGAATCTGAAGAAAATCGGCAGCTGTTTTTATGGAAGGAAGGCGAAGATATCATTGGGCTGGTCGGTGTTACATCAAGTGATCAGACAATGGAGATTCAGCATATCTCTGTTAACCCGTCACACCGGCATCAAGGCATTGGCAAAACAATGATAAAAGCATTGGATGAACTATATCCTGGGAAAACTTTAACTGCAACGGATGAAACCGAATCTTTTCTAAGCAAATGTGATGTTAATTAA
- a CDS encoding DUF309 domain-containing protein translates to MYPDKYIEFLVHFHGDRDYFECHEILEEYWKNTDPNNKKSAWVGLILMAVSFYHHRRENFNGAERTLRKGIGILECRAEEIQALGLETDQLIKDLKDRLVLIQKGGKYSSVNLPIIDPLLKEKCAPKGFPWCSDSNFPDEDIVHRHKRRDRTMVIKERLDALNQKKRQE, encoded by the coding sequence ATGTATCCTGATAAATATATCGAGTTCCTGGTCCATTTTCATGGTGACCGTGATTATTTTGAATGTCACGAAATACTGGAGGAGTATTGGAAGAATACGGATCCAAACAATAAAAAGTCTGCATGGGTCGGATTAATTCTTATGGCAGTTTCTTTTTATCATCATCGCAGAGAGAATTTTAATGGTGCAGAACGGACCCTCCGCAAAGGAATCGGCATTTTGGAGTGCAGAGCTGAAGAAATACAGGCATTGGGTCTTGAAACAGATCAATTGATAAAGGATCTTAAGGACAGGCTTGTGCTGATTCAAAAAGGCGGAAAGTACTCCAGCGTTAACTTGCCTATTATTGATCCCTTACTTAAGGAAAAATGCGCACCCAAGGGATTTCCCTGGTGTTCTGACAGCAATTTTCCAGATGAAGATATTGTGCACCGCCATAAAAGAAGAGATAGAACCATGGTTATTAAAGAAAGACTTGATGCCCTGAATCAGAAAAAAAGGCAGGAATAA
- a CDS encoding YjcZ family sporulation protein: MSNTGFGDCGTGFALIVVLFILLIIVGASWFF; the protein is encoded by the coding sequence ATGTCTAATACTGGATTTGGAGATTGCGGAACCGGGTTTGCTTTAATTGTCGTTCTGTTCATCCTATTAATTATTGTCGGAGCTTCCTGGTTCTTCTAA
- a CDS encoding segregation/condensation protein A: MQYDHYNVKIDAFEGPLDLLLHLINRLEIDIYDIPVSEITEQYLIYIHTMKELQLDVASEYLVMAATLLAIKSKMLLPKHDEEELEDEFGMEMEEDPRDELVERLIEYRKYKEAAEELKEREQDRSLMYTKPPADLSEYVNETQQEKADLNVSLYDMLGALQKLLRRKKLQRPLSAKVARQEIPIEKRMSEIVEQLRSVKGRKKFTDLFPVSDREHIVVTFLAVLELIKRKEIQVEQDKNFSDIFVASMEGGK, from the coding sequence ATGCAATATGATCATTATAACGTCAAAATAGATGCTTTCGAGGGGCCTCTGGATCTTCTTCTTCATCTTATTAACAGGCTGGAAATTGATATCTATGACATTCCTGTATCAGAAATTACCGAGCAGTACCTCATTTATATACATACAATGAAGGAGCTTCAGCTTGACGTAGCAAGCGAATATCTTGTAATGGCCGCAACGCTTCTGGCAATTAAAAGCAAAATGCTGCTGCCAAAGCATGATGAGGAAGAGCTCGAGGATGAATTTGGAATGGAAATGGAAGAAGACCCCAGAGATGAACTTGTAGAACGGCTGATTGAATACCGTAAATATAAGGAAGCTGCAGAGGAGCTTAAGGAGCGGGAACAGGATAGAAGTTTAATGTATACAAAGCCGCCTGCAGACCTTTCGGAATATGTGAATGAAACACAGCAGGAAAAAGCTGATTTGAATGTAAGTCTTTATGATATGCTTGGCGCTTTGCAAAAGTTATTAAGAAGGAAGAAACTGCAAAGGCCGCTTTCTGCAAAAGTTGCCCGCCAGGAGATTCCCATTGAGAAGCGGATGTCTGAAATTGTGGAACAGTTAAGAAGTGTAAAAGGCAGGAAAAAATTCACCGATCTTTTTCCGGTATCGGACAGAGAGCATATAGTAGTAACTTTCCTGGCGGTACTGGAGTTAATCAAGCGAAAAGAAATTCAGGTCGAGCAGGACAAAAATTTCTCTGATATTTTTGTAGCTTCCATGGAAGGAGGAAAATAG
- the scpB gene encoding SMC-Scp complex subunit ScpB, translating to MEIVNWKGIAESLLFAAGDEGLSLKQIAHVLEVEENQAREIMDSLMEDYNTGSRGIMAVELAGTFQLVTKKEFSPYLKKLVESPSAASLSQAALETLAIIAYRQPITRTEIEEIRGVKTERPLHTLSAKALIKEVGRADGTGRAYLYGTTKEFLDYFGLKSIEELPPLPDKISEEEDSLQEEADLFFEKFQELDS from the coding sequence GTGGAGATCGTTAATTGGAAGGGGATAGCCGAAAGCCTCCTGTTTGCAGCTGGTGATGAAGGCTTGTCTCTTAAGCAAATTGCCCATGTGCTGGAGGTGGAAGAGAATCAGGCCCGTGAAATAATGGACAGTCTTATGGAAGACTACAATACTGGCAGCCGCGGAATAATGGCTGTTGAATTGGCGGGGACTTTTCAGCTGGTTACGAAAAAAGAGTTTTCCCCATACCTGAAGAAGCTGGTAGAGTCTCCTTCTGCCGCTTCCCTTTCTCAGGCGGCACTCGAGACGCTCGCAATTATTGCTTACAGACAGCCCATTACAAGGACAGAAATTGAGGAAATTAGAGGAGTCAAGACAGAGAGACCTCTTCATACATTGTCTGCTAAAGCCTTGATTAAAGAAGTTGGACGGGCAGATGGAACAGGGCGTGCCTATTTGTATGGAACGACTAAAGAGTTCCTTGATTATTTTGGCCTTAAAAGCATAGAAGAGCTTCCGCCGCTCCCGGATAAGATCAGTGAAGAAGAGGATTCATTACAGGAAGAGGCTGATTTATTCTTTGAAAAGTTCCAGGAGCTCGATTCTTGA
- a CDS encoding YpuI family protein, protein MGNSIVKSQMEDVKNFLGNSVAAFEDFLNNTTIKDLEAEQQGNLNYYKSILSHVRKLLVYCEEGLDASTIILKSDPFQKGAAEKTLYRIYHQCIEEFFSPKNDAWFENSRSAYTGKNSIQFHDEVPDSLKSMFRQLEGEFQRVREELEYYETDYRTKMIQSK, encoded by the coding sequence ATGGGGAATTCAATAGTTAAATCACAGATGGAAGATGTGAAAAATTTCCTCGGTAATAGCGTTGCCGCATTTGAAGATTTCTTAAATAATACAACAATAAAAGATCTTGAAGCAGAACAACAAGGGAATTTGAATTATTATAAAAGTATCCTCTCACATGTTAGAAAACTGCTTGTATATTGTGAAGAAGGACTTGATGCCAGCACAATCATATTAAAAAGTGACCCTTTCCAAAAAGGGGCAGCCGAAAAGACGTTATACCGGATTTACCATCAGTGCATTGAAGAGTTTTTTTCTCCGAAAAATGATGCATGGTTTGAGAATAGCCGTTCAGCATATACGGGAAAAAACTCAATCCAGTTTCATGATGAAGTTCCGGACAGCCTCAAATCAATGTTCAGGCAGCTGGAAGGAGAGTTCCAAAGGGTTCGTGAGGAACTTGAATATTACGAAACTGATTATCGGACAAAAATGATTCAATCAAAATAG
- a CDS encoding superoxide dismutase: protein MSKMEDYIKDVTKWNKELRDFLDSEDVEQNSELWQRLDHFTEIMDGINSPLDIEGLEKLQEQVDSLHSDMENYFSNRQQLGNIYMNEPYIPAGKHILPPLPYDYSALEPHISAEIMRLHHDKHHQSYVDGLNKAEAMLQNARNNNDYSLVKHWSRELAFHGSGHYLHTIFWNNMSPEGGGSPSGALMKEINKYFGSFEKFKSHYTEAAKQVEGVGWAILVWSPRARRLEILQSERHMLLTQWDTIPLLALDVWEHAYYLQYKNNRGDYIKNWWNVVNWKDVEDRYLKASELKWKPF, encoded by the coding sequence ATGAGTAAAATGGAAGATTACATTAAGGACGTTACAAAATGGAACAAAGAGCTAAGAGATTTTTTAGACTCGGAGGATGTTGAACAAAACAGTGAGCTGTGGCAGAGGCTGGATCATTTTACCGAAATTATGGATGGAATTAACAGCCCCCTGGATATAGAAGGTTTGGAAAAGCTGCAGGAACAAGTGGACTCTCTTCATTCCGATATGGAGAATTATTTTTCCAATAGACAGCAGCTTGGAAATATCTATATGAATGAACCGTACATTCCTGCGGGTAAGCATATTTTACCCCCGCTCCCTTATGATTACAGTGCACTTGAACCGCATATCTCAGCGGAAATTATGAGGCTGCATCATGATAAGCATCATCAATCATATGTGGATGGATTAAACAAAGCGGAGGCAATGCTTCAAAATGCGAGGAATAATAATGATTACAGCCTGGTAAAACACTGGTCCCGCGAGCTCGCCTTTCATGGCTCCGGCCATTATTTGCATACGATTTTCTGGAATAATATGAGTCCTGAAGGCGGAGGAAGTCCGTCCGGGGCACTCATGAAGGAAATAAACAAATACTTTGGGAGCTTTGAGAAATTTAAAAGCCATTACACAGAAGCAGCCAAGCAGGTAGAAGGAGTGGGCTGGGCAATCCTGGTGTGGTCTCCAAGAGCGCGCAGGCTCGAAATACTTCAATCGGAAAGACACATGCTCTTAACCCAGTGGGATACAATCCCTCTGCTGGCATTAGATGTATGGGAACATGCTTATTATCTGCAATATAAAAATAACCGCGGTGATTATATTAAAAATTGGTGGAATGTTGTCAACTGGAAGGATGTAGAAGACAGGTATTTAAAAGCATCAGAATTAAAATGGAAGCCATTCTAG
- a CDS encoding D-alanyl-D-alanine carboxypeptidase family protein, which translates to MKMSSRLMAIALVTALMMMNLPQKTEASVSVSARSAILMEQDSGRILYQKEANEVRRIASITKIMTAILAIESGKMDVMVKVSDRAVRAEGSSIYLKAGEKIKLEDLVYGLMLRSGNDSAVAIAEYVGGSLEGFGFLMNKKAEEIGMKNTHFANPHGLDDHEDHYSTAYDMALLTRYAMNNETYQKIAGTKVHRAPNPNESWDRVWKNKNRLLTELYDYCTGGKTGYTKRAKRTLVTTASKGSLNLIAVTLNGPDDWNDHINMYETAFRAYDSVEVLQEGVISDIDDEFYKGRVYIKHSYNYPVTKEEKNHFKIDIKLLEPESEWEDGRTIPEVVGQATVYFENQPIKKLPIYYKHDEVKEDKSLLDYFKNLFTSIAGVKTNG; encoded by the coding sequence ATGAAAATGTCTAGCAGGCTGATGGCCATAGCTTTGGTCACCGCGTTGATGATGATGAATCTCCCTCAGAAGACAGAGGCTTCAGTTTCAGTAAGTGCCCGGAGCGCAATATTAATGGAACAGGATTCTGGCCGCATCCTTTACCAGAAAGAAGCAAATGAAGTGAGGAGAATAGCAAGCATTACAAAAATCATGACAGCAATTCTGGCCATAGAATCCGGAAAAATGGATGTTATGGTTAAAGTAAGTGATCGTGCTGTCAGAGCGGAAGGGTCATCGATTTATCTAAAGGCAGGAGAAAAAATAAAGCTTGAAGATCTGGTTTACGGGCTTATGCTTCGTTCAGGCAATGACTCTGCAGTCGCAATCGCAGAGTATGTCGGCGGAAGCCTTGAAGGATTTGGCTTTTTAATGAATAAGAAAGCTGAAGAAATCGGCATGAAGAATACCCATTTTGCAAACCCCCACGGTCTGGATGATCATGAAGACCATTATTCGACTGCATATGATATGGCTCTGCTGACCAGATATGCAATGAATAATGAGACTTACCAAAAGATTGCAGGAACAAAGGTGCACCGTGCACCAAACCCGAATGAAAGCTGGGACAGGGTGTGGAAAAATAAAAATAGGCTCCTGACTGAATTATATGATTATTGTACAGGGGGGAAAACAGGATATACAAAAAGGGCTAAGAGAACTCTTGTAACAACAGCATCAAAAGGCAGTCTTAATCTGATAGCAGTAACCTTAAACGGGCCGGACGACTGGAATGACCATATTAACATGTATGAAACAGCTTTTAGAGCCTATGATTCTGTGGAAGTCCTGCAGGAGGGTGTTATATCGGATATTGATGATGAATTTTATAAAGGCAGGGTTTATATAAAGCATTCATACAATTATCCTGTTACAAAAGAAGAGAAAAACCACTTTAAAATTGATATCAAGCTGCTAGAGCCTGAATCAGAATGGGAAGACGGCAGGACAATACCTGAAGTGGTCGGTCAGGCAACAGTGTATTTTGAAAATCAGCCAATTAAAAAGCTTCCAATATATTATAAGCATGATGAGGTAAAAGAGGATAAGTCGTTATTAGACTACTTTAAGAATCTTTTTACCTCAATTGCAGGAGTGAAGACAAATGGTTAA
- a CDS encoding nucleoside recognition domain-containing protein, which translates to MVNIIWVMLTVIGLVFAMINGTINEVNEAIFNGAKEAVTLCIGLISILVFWLGMMKIADDAGLLNKLASLFRPIVKKLFPEVPGDHPAMGYMLSNMMANMFGLGNAATPLGIKAMEELKRLNGGKNEASRSMITFLAINTSSLTLIPTTVIAIRMNYNSASPTDIVGPTLVATFCSTLAAIMIDRYFYYRRTRKG; encoded by the coding sequence ATGGTTAATATCATTTGGGTGATGCTTACCGTTATAGGCTTAGTTTTTGCTATGATAAACGGCACCATAAATGAAGTGAATGAAGCCATTTTCAATGGTGCGAAAGAAGCGGTCACATTATGCATCGGTCTAATTAGCATTCTTGTTTTTTGGCTCGGAATGATGAAAATTGCTGATGACGCCGGATTGCTGAATAAGCTTGCTTCCTTATTCAGGCCAATTGTGAAAAAGCTTTTTCCAGAAGTGCCCGGTGATCATCCGGCAATGGGATATATGCTATCGAACATGATGGCCAATATGTTCGGTCTGGGGAACGCTGCTACCCCTCTCGGCATAAAAGCTATGGAAGAGCTGAAAAGATTGAATGGGGGAAAAAATGAAGCGAGCCGTTCTATGATAACCTTTTTGGCCATCAACACTTCAAGTCTGACTTTAATTCCTACAACCGTGATTGCCATACGGATGAATTATAATTCTGCCTCGCCCACCGATATCGTAGGTCCTACTTTAGTGGCTACTTTCTGCTCTACATTGGCCGCAATCATGATTGACCGTTATTTCTATTACCGAAGAACGCGAAAAGGATGA
- a CDS encoding spore maturation protein, whose protein sequence is MEIVSAVSLWLIPILIGFILIYGTFKKVPTYESFTEGGKEGIKIAISIIPFLVGMLVAISVFRASGALEYLMNLIRPVLEAIGVPPDIVPLAIIRPISGTAALGMTSDLIAVHGPDSFIGRLASVLQGSTDTTFYVLTVYFGAVGIKKMGDALKVGLLADLAGIIASIVIVTLVFGSM, encoded by the coding sequence ATGGAGATTGTGTCAGCCGTTTCCCTTTGGTTAATTCCTATTTTAATAGGCTTTATATTAATATATGGAACATTTAAGAAAGTTCCTACCTATGAAAGCTTCACTGAAGGTGGAAAAGAAGGTATAAAAATTGCTATATCCATTATTCCTTTTCTTGTCGGGATGCTTGTAGCCATATCGGTTTTCAGGGCTTCCGGCGCCCTGGAGTATTTAATGAATCTGATCAGGCCCGTACTTGAAGCAATTGGAGTGCCTCCTGATATCGTACCCCTGGCTATCATTCGTCCGATCTCTGGAACTGCAGCACTGGGAATGACCAGTGACTTAATTGCTGTCCATGGTCCCGACTCGTTCATAGGCAGGCTTGCCTCAGTACTGCAGGGCAGCACAGATACAACTTTTTATGTCCTGACGGTCTACTTTGGAGCAGTAGGTATCAAAAAAATGGGGGATGCCCTTAAAGTCGGGCTGCTGGCCGATTTGGCAGGCATCATAGCATCCATTGTGATCGTAACACTTGTTTTTGGCAGTATGTAG
- the rluB gene encoding 23S rRNA pseudouridine(2605) synthase RluB — protein sequence MERLQKVIAHAGVASRRKAEELMAEGRVRVNGKTVKELGVKVSPSDRIEVDGIPLEREEPVYFLLYKPRGVISAVSDDKGRKVVTDFFEGIKQRIYPVGRLDYDTSGILILTNDGEFANLLMHPKNEIEKVYVAKLKGIPSKEKMKSLQRGIVLEDGKTAPAKTKLLSMDKKKQTAIVEISIHEGRNRQVRRMFEAIGHPVLKLKRERYGFLTLQGLSAGDARELTAHEVKQLRTLAVKKK from the coding sequence ATGGAAAGATTGCAGAAAGTTATTGCCCATGCAGGGGTTGCTTCGCGAAGAAAAGCTGAAGAGCTAATGGCTGAAGGCCGTGTAAGGGTTAACGGAAAAACAGTAAAGGAACTGGGTGTTAAGGTCTCTCCTTCTGACCGCATTGAAGTGGATGGAATACCGCTGGAGAGAGAGGAGCCTGTTTATTTTCTCCTCTATAAACCAAGAGGTGTAATTTCAGCCGTTTCAGATGACAAGGGCAGAAAAGTCGTCACGGATTTCTTTGAGGGAATTAAACAAAGAATATACCCTGTTGGAAGACTGGATTATGATACATCCGGAATTCTCATTCTTACCAATGACGGTGAGTTTGCAAATCTTTTAATGCACCCAAAGAATGAGATTGAAAAAGTCTATGTTGCCAAGTTGAAAGGCATCCCTTCAAAAGAAAAAATGAAAAGCCTTCAAAGAGGCATCGTGCTTGAAGATGGAAAAACAGCACCAGCCAAAACCAAGCTGTTATCAATGGATAAGAAAAAACAGACAGCTATTGTGGAAATCAGCATTCATGAAGGACGCAACCGCCAGGTTAGGAGGATGTTTGAAGCAATTGGCCATCCTGTTCTGAAACTGAAGAGGGAGAGATATGGGTTCCTCACTCTGCAGGGATTATCAGCTGGGGATGCAAGAGAACTTACTGCCCATGAAGTTAAGCAGCTCCGGACACTTGCGGTGAAGAAGAAATAG
- the resA gene encoding thiol-disulfide oxidoreductase ResA: MKKQRLVMRTVILLVLGAAVAYTLYANFTKDKIQKVAVGEKAPDFVLTDMDGNKHRLSDYEGQGVFLNFWGTWCKPCEKEMPYMNNQYKQFKDEGVQVLAVNVGETDLAVNKFSERYDLAFPIVIDKDSQVQSAYGINPLPATFLIDKDGKVVKYITGEMTEETIKNYMEQIKP; the protein is encoded by the coding sequence ATGAAAAAGCAGCGTCTGGTAATGAGAACAGTCATATTGCTTGTCCTTGGTGCTGCCGTGGCATATACGCTATACGCAAATTTTACGAAAGATAAAATTCAAAAGGTTGCCGTTGGAGAAAAGGCACCTGATTTTGTTCTGACAGATATGGATGGAAATAAACACAGGCTATCCGATTATGAAGGCCAGGGTGTTTTCCTGAACTTCTGGGGTACATGGTGCAAACCCTGTGAGAAAGAGATGCCATATATGAACAACCAATATAAGCAATTTAAAGATGAAGGTGTTCAGGTTTTGGCTGTTAATGTCGGAGAGACAGATCTAGCAGTAAATAAATTTTCTGAGCGTTACGATCTGGCCTTCCCGATTGTAATTGATAAGGATAGCCAAGTCCAATCGGCATACGGAATTAATCCTCTGCCTGCCACTTTCCTCATTGATAAAGATGGTAAGGTTGTCAAGTATATTACAGGAGAGATGACGGAAGAAACGATCAAGAACTATATGGAACAGATTAAACCATAA
- the resB gene encoding cytochrome c biogenesis protein ResB, with protein MKEVKCDCGHVNPIGTILCESCGKVLEEKEKDKKLLDMRYEGSARRSQTYNKTIIDKIWNFFSSVKVGVWLIVITLIASAVGTILPQEMYIPPIMPAEEYYEDQYGWIGKLYYDLGFHNLYSSWWYLILIASIGISLVICSLDRVVPLYRALKKQKVSRHESYLQRQRVFGASQPEDTDKAFTMAKEKLKTKKYSIREENGNILAEKGRFSRWGPYVNHVGLIIFLIGGMLRFVPGMYVDKILWIREGETKVIPETNGEYYLKNDGFILEMYDKEKDNEVFGEAIDKAGMVAKNYQSNVTLYKKQGNTVAGEEADLKKVKDYEIKVNKPLKFENFALYQVDYKLNELNKMSFALTNKKTGEEYGDLTVDLNHPQDEYDLGNGYKAEVVSYFPDFEFDENGEPVTKSRIPNNPAFVFKMFTPDKPDGEISFVAIRQTIEPFGDNEYKMAFKGIDTKNVSALTVRKDLTLWIIALGGVIFMIGVAQGSYWNHRRVWLRRVNGEVWVAGHTNKNWHGLKREIEAALDGTGIKMPEDQLQNQSEKKG; from the coding sequence ATGAAAGAAGTAAAATGCGACTGTGGCCATGTTAATCCCATAGGTACGATACTATGTGAGTCGTGCGGAAAGGTATTGGAAGAAAAAGAAAAAGACAAGAAACTTCTCGATATGCGGTATGAAGGCAGTGCACGCCGCTCGCAAACCTATAATAAAACGATAATTGATAAAATATGGAATTTTTTCTCGTCTGTTAAGGTTGGAGTCTGGCTGATCGTAATAACGCTGATAGCATCAGCTGTTGGAACGATACTGCCTCAGGAAATGTATATTCCGCCAATCATGCCTGCTGAGGAATATTACGAAGACCAGTATGGCTGGATTGGTAAATTATACTATGATCTTGGATTTCATAATCTTTACAGCTCATGGTGGTATTTGATTTTGATTGCCTCAATTGGCATATCTCTTGTGATCTGCAGTCTGGATAGAGTTGTCCCTTTGTATAGAGCTTTAAAAAAGCAGAAGGTAAGCCGTCATGAAAGCTATCTGCAGCGCCAGAGAGTTTTTGGTGCGTCACAGCCAGAAGACACTGATAAGGCGTTCACAATGGCAAAAGAAAAATTAAAAACCAAGAAATACAGCATCCGGGAAGAGAATGGAAACATCCTTGCCGAAAAGGGACGTTTCTCAAGATGGGGGCCATACGTTAACCATGTGGGGCTTATCATATTTTTAATCGGCGGAATGCTCCGTTTTGTACCGGGCATGTATGTTGACAAAATCCTTTGGATCCGGGAAGGGGAAACCAAGGTCATTCCGGAAACCAATGGTGAATATTACCTTAAAAATGATGGCTTCATCCTTGAAATGTACGATAAAGAGAAAGATAATGAAGTGTTTGGAGAAGCGATTGATAAAGCAGGAATGGTAGCTAAAAATTATCAGTCCAATGTCACTCTTTATAAAAAACAGGGCAATACTGTTGCGGGAGAAGAGGCAGATCTCAAGAAAGTTAAGGACTATGAAATTAAGGTAAATAAACCTCTGAAGTTTGAAAACTTTGCATTATACCAAGTAGATTATAAACTTAATGAACTTAACAAAATGTCATTTGCCCTTACAAATAAAAAAACGGGTGAGGAATACGGGGATTTAACAGTTGACCTGAATCATCCGCAGGATGAATATGATCTTGGAAATGGCTATAAAGCAGAAGTTGTCAGCTATTTTCCCGATTTTGAATTTGATGAAAATGGGGAACCGGTTACAAAGTCAAGAATCCCTAATAATCCTGCCTTTGTTTTTAAAATGTTTACTCCGGATAAGCCTGATGGCGAAATTAGCTTTGTTGCGATCAGACAGACTATTGAACCTTTTGGCGATAATGAATACAAGATGGCCTTTAAAGGCATAGATACTAAAAATGTATCAGCCCTGACCGTCCGAAAAGATTTAACATTATGGATTATCGCATTGGGCGGCGTTATTTTCATGATAGGTGTTGCACAGGGATCTTATTGGAACCATCGGAGAGTTTGGCTGCGCCGTGTTAATGGAGAAGTGTGGGTAGCCGGACACACTAACAAAAACTGGCATGGACTTAAAAGGGAAATTGAAGCAGCATTGGATGGAACCGGAATTAAGATGCCGGAAGATCAGCTGCAAAATCAAAGTGAAAAGAAAGGCTAA